The Hevea brasiliensis isolate MT/VB/25A 57/8 chromosome 1, ASM3005281v1, whole genome shotgun sequence DNA segment TAAAGTGCCATTTGTTTGCTTGTTGGATCCACAGTTTCTAGAGTTACAGTTTCCATTTTCCTAGAGCCACTGATGTTTGGACTGTGGCTTTAACATCTTTGTTGATCGCCAAGAAGAAACCTTGAAAACTGCCTTGAGAATGTAGCTAATATGTGTATGAAATACTTCATTCTATTACTGTGTTATGgccataattttaattaaagtcgTGCAAATTGCAATATAAAACTAGAACTCTGCATTGTTTTCAAATTTAAATCAACAAGGTGTCTTTTGTTTGAGAAaattgtatttttaaaaattttgaacgtTTTCTGTGTGTTAAATTGAACTTTCTGCTACTTAATTCTGTCATTTGTTTGTTATTAACAAAATTATTTGCATTTATGatcttaattatatttatataaattggaACCTATAGGCATTTGGAAGCAAAGAAAATTTGATATCTTCCGTTTGATTTGTTGATGTTCCAATTAACTACTTCTTGTAGTATTTCTCTTGCATTGTAAAATCATTTTAGGATTCATTGAAATGTTTTCTTACCAGGTCAGTTTACATCGTATACACAGTACTTGGGGATGTCAGCATTTTTGTTGTTGGCAAGGATGAGTATGATGAACTTGCCTGTGAGTATATGTTCCTTCTTTTACCCCTTGTTGTTAATGCAAAGATGTGTAGTCAGTTAAGCTTATCGATGAAAAAAAATCATTCTGAGGTTTAAGACCCTCTAGTTTTAGCGACTTGCAATCAAAGCTTTCATTTTTGGCTCTCTTGACGTAAAGTCTCTTGATTTAAAGTTTCTGACATTCTGTGAGGACCAGGCTCAGACTAGCTTGGCAATTATAACAGCCTGTTAGAATGCAAAGTTGATGTTTTAACTTAGAAGTAAAGGAAAATTTTTTAATACCTCTGTTTCCTGGGAAATTGTGGTGGCAACTGTCTGGACTGTAATGTGAAAGttctttttagaaaaaaaaaatggtttcAACAGATTTAATTCGGAAATTCAGTTTAGTTTTTTCAATAATTTAGCTTGGttcgattttttattttaacaaatttaatttatttaattgaatattttgagaaaataattgaTAAAACTGAATCTAATAGTttagtttttttaattaattacttttatggaaattaaatttaaaatgagtccACAATAAATTCAATATGAGGCTCAAACtgaaaaatcaaactaaaataaatTGAACTAAATTGATTTGGCTTGATTTAgtctgttaattttttttttcgtttTTCTAATTCAGTTCaattctattttctccttaattccCTTTGATATGGTTTGgtctattaaaaattttgatttattcatttttttaattttcaaatcgAACCAAACAGAACAATGCTCATCTTTAGTGGGATTTTGTCATTGGCAGGGAAACCTGCCATTAGCAGAAAATGTGAGCACAAGGTGGCTAgagtttttttttgtttctttcctTTTTGATACAAAGGTGGGAGAGACCCCATAAAAACAGCATACGAGAATGCAAAGTTGATGTTTtaatttagaagtaaaggaaaatTTTTTTATACCTCTGTTTCCTGAGAAATTGTGGTGGCAACTGTCTGGACTGTAATTTGAAAGTTCTtttttagggaaaaaaaaaaggaaagatctGAGAGATACAGATAGTGTGACTGATAGTATCACTACTGATCGTCTGGGTTTTTCTGTAGTGGCAGAAGTCATTTTTGCTATCACATCAGCCGTGAAGGATGTATGTGGGAAGCCTCCAACTGAGCGCCTTTTCCTTGACAAGTATGGGAAGATATGCTTATGCCtagatgaaattgtttggaaGGTAAAAGTGATAAGTTGAAAAATTCTTATTGTCTATTTGGCATCGAGGTTAAAACTGCTTTTTCATTGGTTTACAATTTTTATGACCAATTCATGTCAactattttagattttttttattgctTTCTGTTAGCATCAAGATAGTGCTTTTCTTTAACAGTAGTTGCAACAATAATGAATAATACCAAATACATTTAGAATCTTTAAAACAAGTGGGAAACCATaaattttctgagatattccTGAGGGTTTTGTCCATCCTTAATATAATTTCATTGATCAATGCTGACATCGTAAATTGTTGATCATATATGATAATTGCTGGACATATTTCTAATCTTTTATTTGGCTAGAAGCATGTGGTGAATCCTTTCTTtgattatttcattataggtagGGTAGCTCAGACTCTTTAAATTTGGTTATGACCCCATAATTCATGTCAGCACTACCTTGTTGTGGATGTCTTGATTTTGCTATTTCAGTAACATGGCATCTAAGCATTGCTATGTCCTGGTGTGGCAGTTATGTAATTTTGCGTACTGTCTGCTGGACAACTATGCATTTTGCTTCTGCTATTCTTACATCTTCATTTGTTCCTGCTATTTCTTACATCTTCAATTGTTCCTGCTATTTCTTACATCTTCAAATactcattttctttttcattttttgaaGGGATTGCTGGAGAATACAGACAAAGATAGAATTAGAAGAGTAATGAGATTAAAACCTCCTACAGAGTTCTGAGTCCAGAATCTGCTTGCAGTGACGAGGCAAATGGAGTTGGAAAGATATATTTTTGTATAATATGGACATCATGCTGGATTTTATTGTCTCCATGTGATCATCGTTGTTCTTGATCCATACTATACTTTTTTTTTATGCTCTACAGAAGGCTGTTAGATCCAAGTATTGTGTTTTCCTTATTGGTGACCTTTTATATTATTTGCTGTATCAATATATTTACTTTGATGTGAATGCCATAAAACTGcttaaaaaaatattgaagtgatTAAGACATCCGAAAATCCCTTCACTCTACAATGCTTTAAATTTTTTGGAAAGAATCCTTAGAGATGAATGCACTGTCGACTATTtctaatttgaaagtttgagatgcTCAATTAGAATTTTGTTTTGGAGCATTCAAGATTCTCAAAAGCGTGAGGCATGGTGGTCTGATTGAGAAATAGCAAGAGCTTAATGTATGCTGTTTTGGCGGAAGTTGCTTATTGTGGTTGAAATGTTCTTTCCCTTACCAGAGACTGATTTAACGAgtttaataattattgaattaaatatttatatttaaatttatatatttattatatatatttaaatatttaatttaataattataaaatttctcTCATATCGGATTGAGTTCCTATATCAGATCAAGTTTATATTAGATGTAATTTTTTACTTTATTAGGACGAGAAACTTATATGAAGTTGGCTTATGATATCATCTGACCATAATACCATCCAGTGGGACCTTAGGGTAGTCTAATTTATAAGTACAAAGTACACACAAGTTCGAAAGTGTCCACTTCTGCAACTCATAAAAAATACATTTGAACGGCTTCGGAGAAACCCCCAATAAATTTCATGTTCCAAATAGATGGAGAGTGCCCAGTGGGCCGGCTACGCAATGTCTATAATTAATTAAGTCCCACTAGCCACAAAAATTCAAGTTTAGTTAAATTCCAAGCTATAATACTTGTCATTACAAACTTAAACTGTGTGGATTTTTGAAAATGCAGCCACATTCTTGAGCCCATCGTTGTAATGTTCCCCATTAAAGAGTCGTCCACAGCACAAACGACATTAACTAGATGGCTGGGAGAAACAGACAATAATGTATAGTAAACCATTTTCGATTGGTCTAAGGAAAGATCCTGCGCTGTTCTCTCAGGACAGATTTTACTTCTAATCAAAATTCACGACTCTGATAAGAAAATGCTTCAACTGAGTATATATGGGTTCCGCCTTACCATACATTTCACATAGCATTTCGATTGGTTCGAGGATACATTCGCTTGGTTAAGCATAAATTCGACCTTTGAGAATATTTCCTCTAGGACAAAAAGAATATGCTGGCATAAACTTCATTATATGTGAAAATGTTTTCCCACATTCTCTTCTCCAACATTGGAGCCAAGACAAGAAGGTGGTGAAAGATGAAATACGGAAAGAGGCTTCGTGATGAGATTGAGAGAACCTTTCCTGAATGGAAAGGTCAGTTCATATCTTACAAGAAGTTGAAGAAGCAGTTGAAGCTGATTAATCCAAGATCGTCCAAGGGAAAATTAATTAATGCTAGATGGCCAAGGTTTGCCACCAGAAGATTTTTGGAAGTGAATAATATGAGACTCAGCATTGGATTTATCAGATTATTAGATAATGAACTCAATAAAATTAATATGTTTTATTTTGATAAAGAGGAAGACTATATTATTAGATTAAAGGTACTTGTCTGCTTAGATTCATAAAATTTGATGGGTTTTGGTCATTCTTTTCTTTGCTAGTGTAAAATAATTTGGTTGGAAACAGTTACAACATGGGTTGGTATTGCAGGAGCTGCAAGTTAGAGCAGAAAACTTGGCTAGTGATGAAGAGAAGCTACAAGTGCAGAAGGATATCTTAAAATTTCATGGAGAAATGGTTCTACTGCTCCATTACAGTGTCCTTAACTTCACAGGTACATCCTCTTTTTTTCCCTCCTTATTGATGAAGATGTTGAACACATATGGAGCCAATAAACTGGAAATTTCTTATAATTTATGACAGAATGTTCAAAAAATTTCAAGGAGCCTTCAAGTTTATGAGAAACTATACAAAAATTGAGAAAGGATTTGGAAGGATTCTCAGTTGAGGTCAACTGGATCATAATGAACTTTCATGAAATGATTGTTTGGTTCATTgttcaattgaatttttatttcattaaattccATTATGTTATGTTGCATTCTATCAGTAACTAGGCCTCTTTTTGGGGATTCAAGTTTACCTTGCTTCTAACTAAATCAGAAGCAAGGATCCTAAAACTAACATCCTTCATGTTGAGCTTCAAAACCAGAAACAAATAACTGAAGCATTTTCAGAGCCAGAGGTAGAATTTGTCTTTTTAAATGCTGCTTAGCCAATTTCATCCAGCTTAAACAAGATTAAGAGTAGTCATTAGACCATTAGACAGCTTAATAGAGTTGCATGTCTTTTTCTGCCCAGAAAAACTGCGGCCCCTGAAATTTTTGTGCCATTTTCTTTCCCAAAAAAGGGGGGAGGGATGGCCTTGCATTCTTGTTGGAAGCTAGAGATTTCAACCAACCAAGATTGTACATTCTCTCATTAATGCCAGAGCAGAATATTTTATTTCCATGGAcagatttaaaatttgaaaactcACGATCCTATATGTAACATTTTGATTGTTGGCTTTTCTTGtgagtgtgtatatatatatatatatatatatatgttctgTAAATGGGTTCTTAATGCTCAAAAAACAGGACTTATCAAGATTGTCAAGAAGCACAACAAGCGGACAGGCACAACCTTTCAGTTTTCCTCCATGCCAAGGGTTATGCAGCAACCATTCTTCTCCACTGATCTGCTTTACAAGCTTATGAGGGAATGTGAAGCAATGCTCGGTCGTCTCTTTCTTCCACAAGACCCTTGATGCCATTCCCAAGTTGGCTTAGTTCATGTACTTGGGGGCAATCGAGCCCTTCACTTCtcatatttttttccttttctatgGCTTGTATTAGATGGCATTGCCAGCTAATTTATCATGTTTGTGTATATAGTACATCAGCACAATATCCTCTAATAAAATTGTTATGGAAatcaataatatatattaatatatttaagcttagaaatgtatATGCAAAATTTGACATTTTTCTTGGCtaatactttgataaatgtactTTAACTTCTTTATTATTTAGCCATGTGGCAACGTGTTGATGTGCATTCTTCCTATTCAGCTGGCAACGTTAAGGCTTTCATCAGGTCAGGCTTTAAGGAAGCCAGACGAGGACCAATTTCTCTCTCAATTGTGTAATATGCTTCTAATCCAGTCACAACAGAAACAGAAATGGCCAAAAAATCACAAGAAATGCTTGAGAGAACAGGATACTTGGGGCTTGCAGCTCTCCACCAACTCAAGGTATCAAAATCTTGGCTCCATGTTAAGACACCATCTTCCAGATACAAATCCAGATCTGACTTTGCAGGATAGTTATTAGCTTCAACAAACTGCTGGTACTCTTGTAATAAATCAGAACAACCATAAGAAGCTTGCTTGGAAGAATCCTGTCCTGAGTTAAAAGAAGTTGAATCAGTCATGGATTCCTGCTTTGAGAAAAATGAGTTAAGTAATCACCATAGAGACCATCAATGACGTTTATAACAGTTGTCAGATCTGTGCAGGCAACATTTACACCATTCCTTGACAAATAAACTCTAGTTACTTCATCTTGCACCGAGGATTCATTACTGTAGCCATCGCCAAAACCATGAACATATTCTTCAAATAATTGTCAAGCTTCTCAAGCATTTTCTCAGCTATGGAGCTGATAAAACTGTCTGAACCAAATGATGACTGTGCTAAACTTGCACAACCTCTTGAAGTTCATGAAGATATAGGTTTGCAATTGGCTGTCAGCACCTTCGACCTTCTTCCACTCATCAGCAGTAAGCTTTTCATAGCCATCATACACATCTTTGCTCCATTCCCCGTTGGCCTCAAACTCTAAAGCTCCCTTCAGGTTAGTGTACTTATTTTTCCAAGTATACACTGTCTTTCCAAAACTCATAAAATTGATCAATCTTAAGCATAATTTCAGATATACCCTTGAAAGCATCCTCCACCATTAACTTAAAGACATCAGCACAACAATACAGGCGAAACTGCTGAAAACCAAATGCAAGTTTCCTCTTTTCTTGCACAAAATTTTTCATCATGTCAACTCTTTCATCAACATACCAACAGTTTTCCGAAGTAATATTGGATATTTTGTGGCCTGTGTCCCAGTCAGTTAAACACTTCAAATGGCTTCAGGCAAGCAATCATCATCAAATGAACTATTAATAGGCCTAAAACTGATTACCCAGAATTCCAACCAATATCAATGAAATGTGCAGTTAAGCACATATACTCACCAGCTACTGGACATCTCAATGAAACAACTGAAAGGCTAATTTGTCCAGCCAAATTTCTCAAAAACCTTTTAGTTATTGTCTTCTCTTCCTCATAAATGTTAAGGCACTCAGCTTGGACTGCTTCAGCACATAACTTAATGTTAGTTAACGTTTGAATTGGCATGCCGGTCACTGGTAAAATATTCTGAACGCAAGTAAAAAACGCCACAGTTCTTAGATGTTcttttccttcaaaatcaatataACAGTTGTTAAAACTCTCAGAATCAGAGTCTACAAAAAATTCATCATCACCAGCACTGCCACAATGACATTAACGATGGCTAGCATCACAGCTCCCTTCGACGTCCTTATCCCCACTGCCACGATGGCGTTTATGATGGCTAGCATCAAAGTACTCTATTGattcttctcgtgtctcatcgaTGATATTGTTAttatagatgagacacgagaagagtcaatagaaagttagaactttggagaagtactctatgtaaaaaggttttaagttaagtagaacgaaaacaaAACACATGCATTATAAGTTCAGTgaagccaaactggtgataggaaaggagttagtttgaatagagtgatactgtcccaaagtaatcgctTTAAATATGTAGGCTCAGTCCCTTCAAGTAGATGATGGATGCGAGGAGGATGTTAgtaataggattaaagccgggtggttgaagtggagatgtgacacggaagttttatgtgatcagtaaaattcccaataagttgaaaaaaaaattttacagtacagtcatacgaccgggtatattatatgatagtaagtgttgggcattgaaagagtcgtatgcgtctaagataagagttgcagggatgagaatattaaggtggatgagtggccatactaaactagataaagtccgtaattagagtattagagaaaatgtaggagtggtgccaatcgaagataagttgagagaaaaaAGATTGAGATGATTTGAtcatgtaaagcgtagacatacggaggctccagttagacaagtagagcacgtaaggttagaggatagaaagaaaaaaaggagtagacttaaattgacttagaggaaagtagtacaacataacctagaagcattacacatttctgaggatttaatccaaaattgtttagagtggagaaagcgaatccatatagccgaccccaaatttttgaaataaatgcttagttaagttgagttgagcTAACAAGCAAAAGCAGATCATCATCGGgccccaaaaaaaaaaacagataGCCTAAAACCATAAACGTCAAAAACACACTTGAATACGGAGAAAAATAATATAACAATCTTcaaataaagaaacaaaaaatGCATACACATGGGACTAGAAAGCTAAAATCTTGATGAACAGGTTTGGACTCGATTCCATAAGAATAAACAAATTTCCATTAGataaatttatttgttttgtttgGTTTTTATGGGTAGATTATTGGACGTTCGATTTTCTTGTAGTAATTTCAACAAACAACAATCAGGCATATGTAGAGCACAAATCAAGAAAGTAAAATCAATACATTAGAGAACAAACCTGTGACcatattgacaaaaaaaaaaaaaaaaaattcttattcCCTCTCTCTTTATGCAGGCACTGGGATTTGGGAGAAGAGTTTCTCAGTTAAGTAGTAATTTTACATCCATAAAAGATTACAAGTTACAGGGAAAGTAGCGCCAAAAATAGAGAGCATCATCCTGATTTGCGCAGGAAATATCCTAGCTAGTGCCCAGTACCcaacaatattttgcatttttttaaaataaaattttacaatattaaaaggtataaaattaaaatatatttattatatataataaaaaagagagttaaattaataaaataatattttataaattaaagaaaattaataaaaaataaaaaattggctaatctaatcaaatatttaaattattattgtgaatTAATTCATCTAATTAAGTCAATTACTAAAATAGAAATTAATGTGAAAATAtaagaataaattaataaaatttaaaagtttgacaaaatttaaaaaaatttatttttttataatctgTCCTATAAATAATACAtaacatatattaattatatatatataataaaaaataaaaatgtaacacccttaatttttaaattacttattttatgggtcaatattaatattttattttattaaaattttgaaaaattatttaaattttttttgaattttagaaatcgggtttgatttttcaaaatcaataaactttgttaattttcacaaatttatttaaaaaccacgtggcaaaactaaaaatatatttagatttTACAAatctttctgagttttctgaaatttttctgaattttttggCCTTATTTTTTATcctaaggcagagtaaaaattcaatttttgataTTTTGAATCGGACAGACCAAATCGAACTAAACCGGATTCGACCGATCAAATCGGAGCGGCCCTCTCCTTTTTCCTCCCCTCCCACGTCACTCCTGATACCCTCCCCTTCCCATCGCGATTTCTCTCTCCTTCCTCCTCCCCTCACTAGCAACCGCCACCCCTCCTTCCCCAGCTCACCGACGCACCTCCAGAAACCTCCCCCCACTGCTTACCGTCGCTCCAGTGGCCAGAAAAGCAAGCGCGAAGCTCCTTCAACGCGCCACACGACTTCTCATTTTCCTGGCCAAAATCTAGTTGATTCGGCTACCGATTGAATCGGGTCTTGTTTCAAAACCCATCTATACCTCAAGAGCTTTTCATAAACACTAAGAACACAAAAAtctattgagcggtttgtccaatttttgctcagaaaattttggcccattttgacttttgggctagatttctcacaaatcgtgaaccccacaaaaaatccgagagtaccggagtgctccccTCGATAAGAGCTTTgcggcaatacccatttcaaaatttttcgataccATTTTTCTGTGGATCCCAccgaacttcgcagtatttttctggatattaaatgagcttaataaattccataaaaattatgtactaactcccgtgttttgggcttcatgtaggtacattcaattcgcgaaaattcgactaTTGATCGGGTCTACATTTTTAGGTTGGACAAACAGGCAACCGAAGCTACTTCAGAACCAGGTCAAGATTATAGGCCACTCCATAGTTTTTAGACATCCCGAATACATTTCCAGTATCAGAATTGGCGTAGGTAAGCCCAAACCTTaagttttcttaattatttagtttttgggtttagattaaaaatctataaaatattcgtgggtagttagaaaattataattccttttgtattagcttagtaatattgctaaggactgcggggcaaaattttagaatttttagagctcatttggatagtttttgcaaaacggATTAGTTGTAGGGATTAAATTGTAATCTTTCAAAATTGTGActgttgactatttggatgggcctaggaggggccatatgatgtgaTTGATATATAATTATGTGAtttatggatatagaagtgtattttgagccattttgcaggataggtaggtcctaggtatagagggaattctgccggattttcgacacaACTTAAGGTGTCTTTGGTTCTTTTTAAGCttatattgagtcaattatattaaataattgtaatataattctcAGGTGAGCTAggacaaccttcctcctccgTCCAACTACCATAGTGATCTCGATTTacgtctatgagtaaaatattgattttaattataatttcaatattattatatgttcaggcatgcccatgcatcacttataaatatgtatttatgtagttaaatactaggtaagtttatattgcatctttatttgatgaaatgttaTACATGTTGTTTTATGGTattttagagcagtgtgcgtgtgttggcgtgcttgtggtgtgtgatattggatatggataggacgggtagacgtggCTGAAGCTtaactcgctgggacccgatccttttatggataagcCGAGGTAGGCAtagctcgagatgatctcgctgcccctgcatttggtctattaagagaaagttcggcttgagatgtactcgctggtagaggttggattgagagagctgtaaagggaatcagctcccatatatgtactgtttgaatattatgtgggtgtgtgagtgctccaaattatctttttattatttatgatgtgatttgtatgaaaactatgaaggtgttgcattccactctttatgatgcattaactttagatagctatagaaattatacttaaaatcgatattttactctctgagtcgaacgcttattactgttcatctatttttccaagaTATAGGAGGTTCTTTATTAAGTTTAACCTGCTCTCTTCTTCGCAGGGCTACTATCAgcatttaattgtattttattcttttattttgttcTAGAACTCCGTAtgtatgtattattattattagtgatgTATTCATTTGGATCTATTATGTATGTATTAACTGGAACTGTAGGCATGATATATGAGTATGCATGGATGATCATTGGGTTgagtgagggagctgagctcccatttgaattAGTATTGTTATGAGTAGGTGgatggtgagctgagctccccagattgttatatatatattgtgcttacaggtcaggtgagttaAAAACTCACCGTTGGATGGTCAATGTTATGGCCAGACTCTATcccgttgatttcttgaaattgggctcaatatgGACCTTAGGATTGGATTAaggaatagttaagcttactacgggcctcagggacattaggctggcctaggtcctattgTCGGTCCTGCCCAtcggttgggtcatgacaattatggtatcagagctagatGCTCCCCCAGTACAGTGTGTCGAGTGAGGACACTCAATTTTTAAGGAGGAGAAGAGGCCATCGTGAAAGACCAATTGGTATGCCACCGAAGCGGTAAATCATTACTTAGGATGGATGGGAGACCCATCCCACATCAGAATGGGAGcagaaagtaatgatatataaaatgagggaactaatcactagaggtgtcttttggtggaatggcctggagaattggaagaactccagggtcaagcgtgctcgcttgagagaaatcctagaatgGGTGACCCCCTAGGAAGTTCTacattctacctatgggacaaaaccgtgaggcttatgaccAAAGCGAACAATatttctagtggttggagcctaaccattacaattggtatcagagcttaggctccagattcatgagGAATATATGTCTAAGGTTTTAAGAAGAGTCtagtaggagtcacatgcggagaataGGGTCTACATTCATCTTTGCATTGTCATCATTGCTTCTAGATTCTGCTTCATATAACTGTGTGCAAttatgagtctatagagttgtATAACATGTTGTTTTGAAATTTGTGGGTTAATGCCGCTGAATTTCAGAAAAACGCATAGAAGCAGAAGAGCTATCACTGCACCAGAATGGGATATGCCAGATgaagtgtcggcacaggatgaggcgcctaccCCGAGGAGGCAGGGCAAgagacctagagctgctcaagtggaAGAGCAACAGCTACTAGTTCAGGAACAATCCTTTGTGGCCCAGGGTCCTATGGACCCAATGGTAGCTACCATAGCAGGTTTACAgaggaccatcgatatgatgaCATAGTATATGGTCTACCCTCCACAACAGCAGTAGCTCACAGCACCAAAAGTAGAACCTTACAAGCAGATCATCAACTTTAAGAAGTTAGTGCCAGACACTTATGATGTAACAGATGATGCCTATTGATTTTTAGATTCACACAGACAAGCAACGGTGGAGCTACAGTTATCAGATAGGAGATTAATATAATGTGTGTAGCGTGTATTGGCACTCATACCTATGTGGTGGATGTCCGATTATGTGCTTCCCCATATTGAAGGGTTATCTTGGACGCAGTTTGTGGATTTGTTTATTAGCagatttgtgccagaaagcttcagagatcagaagcagtgggcctttaagGCCTTAAGGTAGAATGGCAGACCTATAGATGAATATACTTCGAAATTTTTGAAACTGAGTAGGTATGCAcctacagcagtggctacagaGAGCATGAAGGTAAAGAGGTTCCTGAAGGGATTAGACAGAAAATATGCAAACCTGGCTATGTTGTCAGATTAGCTATTTGATATAGTAGTTGATCGAGCCTTACATATTGAAATCAGCTATGCAGGAGATGACAGAGGAAGGGCAAAGaagaatagagcagagggttcttcaggtgttccctacaTGAATACTATGGATAGTGGCGGCCAGAGTTATTACAGAGGAAGAATTAGAAACAACAAGAAAAGTGGTTTTAAACACagatctcgaggattcagaccagtgTACGGATCCAGTAGTAGTCACAATTCGGGTTAtaacagttctgggtctggttcatgatcctccttggcaccctgcacacagtgtggaagaggacattcaggatctTGTATGATAAGTTCAGGAGGATGTTTTTGGTGTGGCCagcagggtcactttgcta contains these protein-coding regions:
- the LOC110665842 gene encoding uncharacterized protein LOC110665842 encodes the protein MILAVLFANVEGNILIERFSGVPAEERLHWRSFLVKLGADNLKGVKNEELLVASHKSVYIVYTVLGDVSIFVVGKDEYDELALAEVIFAITSAVKDVCGKPPTERLFLDKYGKICLCLDEIVWKGLLENTDKDRIRRVMRLKPPTEF
- the LOC110665831 gene encoding SPX domain-containing protein 1-like; translated protein: MKYGKRLRDEIERTFPEWKGQFISYKKLKKQLKLINPRSSKGKLINARWPRFATRRFLEVNNMRLSIGFIRLLDNELNKINMFYFDKEEDYIIRLKELQVRAENLASDEEKLQVQKDILKFHGEMVLLLHYSVLNFTGLIKIVKKHNKRTGTTFQFSSMPRVMQQPFFSTDLLYKLMRECEAMLGRLFLPQDP